The nucleotide sequence AATAGCAATGATCGATCTAAACGGATGGTCCTCATCATTGCAGGAAGCATGATTCTAATGTCTTGCATCTGTGTCCTCATCCCTGTGTCCTGGACTGGTCACGTCATCATCACAGACTTCTACAACCCCTTGCTGATTGACGCACAGCGCAGAGAGCTCGGAGAGGCCCTTTACATCGGCTGGGTGGCTGCTGCTTTCTTGTTCGCTGGGGGATGCATGTTTACTTGTTGTAATATTCAGTCCGATGACAAAAGTTCACAACGGTATGTGTACTCCAGGAACACTGACTACGTAGCCTATCCTCCACAGCCTCTGCAGCCTCAACAGCTGATGTTTCTTCCCCAACCCCAGCCAGTGCTATCGAGACATCCATCCAGCAACTACAGCTACCACTCCAGACACCCCTCTGTACGCAGTGGTG is from Scomber scombrus chromosome 5, fScoSco1.1, whole genome shotgun sequence and encodes:
- the LOC133980421 gene encoding claudin-8-like — encoded protein: MANSALEIVGLLLTVIGLIGAAASTGMPMWRVTAFIGENIIVFETRYEGLWMNCYRQADIRMQCKVYDSLLALSPDLQAARGLMCAAVALSGLGLLISLVGLQCTSCIDNSNDRSKRMVLIIAGSMILMSCICVLIPVSWTGHVIITDFYNPLLIDAQRRELGEALYIGWVAAAFLFAGGCMFTCCNIQSDDKSSQRYVYSRNTDYVAYPPQPLQPQQLMFLPQPQPVLSRHPSSNYSYHSRHPSVRSGVAYL